In Prosthecomicrobium sp. N25, one DNA window encodes the following:
- a CDS encoding di-heme oxidoredictase family protein produces MRWVTAVALLALALPRPAAADGLDVAIGERLFRRAWVPGTASTGAADGLGPLYAARSCAACHRGLARAATRAPDAADHGLAFRLGDRSGAPDPGLGRQIQPMAAAGVAPEPVPSVAWTRVDLPAGAGRVATERPVAAAGAPGLSVSLRAAPALDQVGRLAAIPAEAVLRVAAEQAAGTEGVAGRPHRLADGRIGRFGWKATAATLPDQVADAFRLDLGLSTRRHPEPWGDCTPAQTACRSAPHGALAGETAPEIDEAIVLRLAAFLQGRGDPGAGRPEPRGPGPALFSQTGCATCHRPDLPSRVGAAYTDLLLHDLGPGLDDGVADGAARPQDWRTAPLAGLAAAEKSGLMHDGRARTLEEAVAWHGGEATSARARFFALPRAERRALLDYLRSL; encoded by the coding sequence ATGCGCTGGGTCACAGCCGTCGCGCTGCTGGCGCTCGCCCTCCCCCGTCCGGCCGCCGCGGACGGCCTCGACGTGGCCATCGGCGAACGGCTCTTCCGGCGCGCCTGGGTGCCCGGAACGGCCTCGACGGGGGCGGCCGACGGCCTCGGCCCGCTCTACGCCGCGCGCTCCTGCGCGGCCTGCCACCGGGGCCTGGCCCGGGCCGCCACACGCGCGCCGGACGCGGCCGACCACGGCCTCGCCTTCCGCCTCGGCGACCGGAGCGGGGCGCCGGATCCCGGCCTCGGGCGGCAAATCCAGCCGATGGCGGCGGCTGGCGTGGCGCCGGAGCCCGTTCCCTCCGTCGCCTGGACGCGGGTCGACCTTCCCGCCGGCGCCGGCCGGGTCGCGACCGAGCGGCCCGTCGCCGCCGCCGGCGCGCCCGGCCTCTCGGTCTCGCTGCGCGCGGCCCCGGCCCTCGACCAGGTCGGACGCCTCGCCGCCATCCCGGCGGAGGCCGTCCTGCGGGTCGCGGCCGAGCAGGCGGCGGGCACGGAGGGCGTCGCCGGCCGGCCGCACCGCCTGGCCGACGGGCGTATCGGCCGCTTCGGCTGGAAGGCGACCGCCGCCACCCTGCCCGACCAGGTCGCGGACGCGTTCCGCCTCGATCTCGGCCTGTCGACCCGCCGGCATCCGGAGCCCTGGGGCGATTGCACGCCCGCCCAGACGGCCTGCCGGTCGGCCCCGCACGGCGCGCTGGCCGGCGAGACCGCCCCCGAAATCGACGAGGCGATCGTGCTCCGCCTCGCCGCCTTTCTGCAGGGGCGCGGCGATCCGGGCGCGGGCCGGCCGGAGCCGCGGGGCCCCGGGCCCGCGCTCTTTTCCCAGACGGGCTGCGCCACCTGCCACCGGCCGGATCTCCCCTCACGGGTCGGCGCGGCCTATACGGACCTGCTCCTCCACGACCTCGGCCCCGGCCTCGACGACGGGGTCGCGGACGGGGCGGCCCGACCGCAGGACTGGCGGACCGCGCCGCTCGCCGGCCTCGCCGCCGCCGAAAAGTCCGGCTTGATGCATGACGGCCGCGCGCGCACCCTCGAAGAGGCGGTCGCGTGGCACGGCGGCGAGGCGACCTCCGCCCGCGCTCGCTTCTTCGCCCTGCCGCGCGCGGAACGGCGGGCGCTCCTCGACTACCTCCGAAGCCTCTGA